In Aptenodytes patagonicus chromosome 22, bAptPat1.pri.cur, whole genome shotgun sequence, one DNA window encodes the following:
- the CSDE1 gene encoding cold shock domain-containing protein E1 isoform X2, with translation MSFDPNLLHNNGHNGYPNGTSAALRETGVIEKLLTSYGFIQCSERQARLFFHCSQYNGNLQELKVGDDVEFEVSSDRRTGKPIAIKLVKIKPEILPEERINGQEVFYLTYTPEDVEGNVQLETGDKINFVIDTNKHTGAVSARNIMLLKKKQARCQGVVCAMKEAFGFIERGDVVKEIFFHYSEFKGDLEALQPGDDVEFTIKDRNGKEVATDVRLLPQGTVIFEDISIEHFEGTVTKVIPKVPSKNQSDPLPGRIKVDFVIPKELPFGDKDTKSKVTLLESDHVRFNISTDRRDKLERATNIEVLPNTFQFTNETREMGVIAAMRDGFGFIKCVDRDARMFFHFSEIMDGNQLHISDEVEFTVVPDMLSAQRNHAIRIKKLPKGTVSFHTQSDHRFVGTIDKEATPAKATSPNKGKEKEAEDGIIVYDDCGVKLTIPYQAKDVEGSANPQIGDKVEFSVCEVKRTGLQTAVSVRMLGRNYSSKRLLGYVAALKDNFGFIETANHDKEIFFHYSEYCGDIDSLELGDTVEYSLSKGKGNKVSAEKVNKTHAVNGITEEADPTVYSGKVIRPLRSVDPTQTEYQGMIEVMEDGEMKGEVYPFGIVGMANKGDCLQKGETVKFQLCVLGQNGQTMAVNITPFRRATVECVKDQFGFINYEVGDSKKLFFHVKEVQDGVELQAGDEVEFSVILNQRTGKCSACNVWRVCEGAKAVAAPRPDRLVNRLKSINLDDANAPRLTVLRQPRGPDNSKGFGAERKIRQAGVID, from the exons atgAGCTTTGATCCAAACCTGCTCCACAACAATGGACACAACGGGTACCCCAATGGTACTTCGGCAGCGCTACGTGAGACTGGGGTTATAGAAAAACTGCTGACCTCTTACGGATTCATTCAGTGTTCAGAACGGCAAGCTAGACTGTTCTTCCACTGTTCACAGTATAATGGCAACTTACAGGAGCTCAAAGTAGGAG ACGATGTTGAGTTTGAAGTGTCTTCTGATCGCCGAACTGGAAAACCCATTGCTATTAAATTGGTGaagataaaaccagaaatattacCTGAAGAACGAATAAATGGACAA GAAGTATTTTACCTGACTTACACCCCGGAGGACGTTGAAGGAAATGTACAGCTGGAAACAGGAGATAAAATAAACTTTGTAATTGATACAAATAAACA TACTGGTGCTGTAAGTGCTCGTAACAttatgctattaaaaaagaaacaagcccGCTGTCAAGGAGTAGTCTGTGCCATGAAA GAAGCCTTTGGATTTATTGAGAGGGGTGATGTCGTGAAGGAGATATTCTTTCACTATAGTGAATTTAAAGGTGACCTAGAAGCCTTACAGCCTGGTGATGATGTGGAGTTTACAATCAAAGACAGAAAT GGTAAAGAAGTGGCAACAGATGTTAGACTGCTGCCTCAAGGAACTGTCATTTTTGAAGACATCAGCATTGAACATTTTGAAGGAACTGTAACCAAAGTAATTCCGAAAGTACCCAGCAAAAACCAG AGCGATCCATTACCTGGCCGCATCAAAGTTGACTTCGTGATTCCTAAAGAACTTCCATTTGGAGACAAAGATACAAAATCCAAGGTGACCTTGCTGGAAAGTGACCACGTTCGATTCAATATTTCAACAGACAGACGTGACAAACTGGAACGAGCCACCAATATTGAGGTTCTCCCCAATACTTTCCAGTTTACTAATGAAACTAGGGAAATG GGTGTGATTGCAGCAATGAGAGATGGCTTTGGCTTCATTAAATGTGTGGACCGGGATGCTCGCATGTTCTTTCACTTCAGTGAAATTATGGATGGAAATCAACTCCATATTTCTGATGAAGTAGAGTTTACTGTCGTTCCT GATATGTTGTCTGCCCAAAGAAATCATGCTATAAGGATTAAAAAACTTCCAAAGGGCACGGTTTCTTTCCACACCCAATCAGATCACCGTTTTGTGGGCACTATAGACAAAGAAGCCACTCCAGCCAAAGCCACTAGCCCAAATAAAGGCAAAGAGAAG GAAGCTGAGGATGGAATAATTGTTTATGATGACTGTGGAGTAAAACTGACTATTCCTTACCAGGCCAAGGATGTGGAAGGATCTGCTAATCCCCAGATAGGAGATAAG GTTGAGTTCAGTGTTTGTGAAGTGAAGAGAACTGGTCTGCAAACAGCTGTTTCTGTCAGAATGCTAGGACGCAATTACAGCTCTAAGAGGCTTTTGGGATATGTGGCAGCCCTGAAAGATAACTTTGGATTTATTGAAACAGCCAATCATGATAAGGAGATCTTTTTCCACTACAG TGAATACTGTGGTGATATTGATAGCCTGGAACTTGGAGACACTGTTGAATACAGCTTGTcaaaaggcaaaggaaacaaaGTTAGTGCAGAAAAGGTGAACAAAACACATGCAG TGAATGGTATCACTGAAGAAGCTGATCCAACTGTTTACTCTGGTAAAGTAATTCGTCCTTTAAGGAGTGTAGATCCCACACAAACTGAATACCAGGGCATGATTGAAGTCATGGAGGATG GTGAGATGAAAGGAGAGGTCTATCCATTTGGAATTGTTGGAATGGCAAACAAAGGTGACTGTCTGCAAAAGGGAGAGACGGTAAAGTTTCAGCTCTGTGTTCTTGGTCAAAATGGGCAGACAATGGCTGTTAACATCACACCGTTCCGCAGAGCCACAGTGGAATGCGTGAAGGATCAG TTCGGTTTCATTAACTATGAAGTGGGTGACAGCAAAAAGCTCTTCTTCCATGTCAAAGAAGTTCAGGATGGTGTGGAACTACAGGCTGGGGATGAAGTGGAGTTCTCGGTAATCCTGAACCAGCGCACAGGAAAATGCAGTGCCTGTAATGTGTGGCGTGTCTG TGAAGGCGCTAAGGCTGTTGCTGCTCCACGTCCTGATAGACTTGTTAATCGTTTAAAGAGCATTAATCTGGATGATGCCAATGCTCCTCGTCTAACAGTTCTTCGTCAGCCTAGGGGACCGGATAACTCAAAG GGATTTGGTGCAGAGAGAAAGATCCGTCAAGCTGGTGTTATAGACTGA
- the NRAS gene encoding GTPase NRas isoform X2, producing MTEYKLVVVGAGGVGKSALTIQLIQNHFVDEYDPTIEDSYRKQVVIDGETCLLDILDTAGQEEYSAMRDQYMRTGEGFLCVFAINNSKSFADINLYREQIKRVKDSDDVPMVLVGNKCDLPTRTVDTKQAQELAKSYGIPFIETSAKTRQE from the exons ATGACCGAGTACaagctggtggtggtgggagccGGCGGCGTCGGCAAGAGCGCGCTGACCATCCAGCTCATCCAGAACCACTTCGTGGACGAGTACGACCCCACTATTGAG GATTCATATAGAAAGCAGGTTGTTATTGATGGAGAGACGTGCTTGTTAGACATCCTGGACACTGCGGGACAGGAAGAGTATAGTGCCATGCGTGATCAGTACATGAGAACTGGGGAAGGATTCCTCTGTGTTTTTGCCATTAACAACAGTAAATCGTTTGCTGATATTAACCTTTACAG agaacaGATCAAGAGAGTGAAAGATTCAGATGATGTGCCAATGGTGCTAGTTGGGAATAAGTGTGATTTGCCCACAAGAACAGTAGACACAAAACAGGCTCAAGAATTAGCAAAAAGCTATGGAATCCCCTTCATAGAGACATCTGCTAAAACAAGACAG gAGTAA
- the CSDE1 gene encoding cold shock domain-containing protein E1 isoform X3: MSFDPNLLHNNGHNGYPNGTSAALRETGVIEKLLTSYGFIQCSERQARLFFHCSQYNGNLQELKVGDDVEFEVSSDRRTGKPIAIKLVKIKPEILPEERINGQEVFYLTYTPEDVEGNVQLETGDKINFVIDTNKHTGAVSARNIMLLKKKQARCQGVVCAMKEAFGFIERGDVVKEIFFHYSEFKGDLEALQPGDDVEFTIKDRNGKEVATDVRLLPQGTVIFEDISIEHFEGTVTKVIPKVPSKNQSDPLPGRIKVDFVIPKELPFGDKDTKSKVTLLESDHVRFNISTDRRDKLERATNIEVLPNTFQFTNETREMGVIAAMRDGFGFIKCVDRDARMFFHFSEIMDGNQLHISDEVEFTVVPDMLSAQRNHAIRIKKLPKGTVSFHTQSDHRFVGTIDKEATPAKATSPNKGKEKEAEDGIIVYDDCGVKLTIPYQAKDVEGSANPQIGDKVEFSVCEVKRTGLQTAVSVRMLGRNYSSKRLLGYVAALKDNFGFIETANHDKEIFFHYSEYCGDIDSLELGDTVEYSLSKGKGNKVSAEKVNKTHAVNGITEEADPTVYSGKVIRPLRSVDPTQTEYQGMIEVMEDGEMKGEVYPFGIVGMANKGDCLQKGETVKFQLCVLGQNGQTMAVNITPFRRATVECVKDQFGFINYEVGDSKKLFFHVKEVQDGVELQAGDEVEFSVILNQRTGKCSACNVWRVW, encoded by the exons atgAGCTTTGATCCAAACCTGCTCCACAACAATGGACACAACGGGTACCCCAATGGTACTTCGGCAGCGCTACGTGAGACTGGGGTTATAGAAAAACTGCTGACCTCTTACGGATTCATTCAGTGTTCAGAACGGCAAGCTAGACTGTTCTTCCACTGTTCACAGTATAATGGCAACTTACAGGAGCTCAAAGTAGGAG ACGATGTTGAGTTTGAAGTGTCTTCTGATCGCCGAACTGGAAAACCCATTGCTATTAAATTGGTGaagataaaaccagaaatattacCTGAAGAACGAATAAATGGACAA GAAGTATTTTACCTGACTTACACCCCGGAGGACGTTGAAGGAAATGTACAGCTGGAAACAGGAGATAAAATAAACTTTGTAATTGATACAAATAAACA TACTGGTGCTGTAAGTGCTCGTAACAttatgctattaaaaaagaaacaagcccGCTGTCAAGGAGTAGTCTGTGCCATGAAA GAAGCCTTTGGATTTATTGAGAGGGGTGATGTCGTGAAGGAGATATTCTTTCACTATAGTGAATTTAAAGGTGACCTAGAAGCCTTACAGCCTGGTGATGATGTGGAGTTTACAATCAAAGACAGAAAT GGTAAAGAAGTGGCAACAGATGTTAGACTGCTGCCTCAAGGAACTGTCATTTTTGAAGACATCAGCATTGAACATTTTGAAGGAACTGTAACCAAAGTAATTCCGAAAGTACCCAGCAAAAACCAG AGCGATCCATTACCTGGCCGCATCAAAGTTGACTTCGTGATTCCTAAAGAACTTCCATTTGGAGACAAAGATACAAAATCCAAGGTGACCTTGCTGGAAAGTGACCACGTTCGATTCAATATTTCAACAGACAGACGTGACAAACTGGAACGAGCCACCAATATTGAGGTTCTCCCCAATACTTTCCAGTTTACTAATGAAACTAGGGAAATG GGTGTGATTGCAGCAATGAGAGATGGCTTTGGCTTCATTAAATGTGTGGACCGGGATGCTCGCATGTTCTTTCACTTCAGTGAAATTATGGATGGAAATCAACTCCATATTTCTGATGAAGTAGAGTTTACTGTCGTTCCT GATATGTTGTCTGCCCAAAGAAATCATGCTATAAGGATTAAAAAACTTCCAAAGGGCACGGTTTCTTTCCACACCCAATCAGATCACCGTTTTGTGGGCACTATAGACAAAGAAGCCACTCCAGCCAAAGCCACTAGCCCAAATAAAGGCAAAGAGAAG GAAGCTGAGGATGGAATAATTGTTTATGATGACTGTGGAGTAAAACTGACTATTCCTTACCAGGCCAAGGATGTGGAAGGATCTGCTAATCCCCAGATAGGAGATAAG GTTGAGTTCAGTGTTTGTGAAGTGAAGAGAACTGGTCTGCAAACAGCTGTTTCTGTCAGAATGCTAGGACGCAATTACAGCTCTAAGAGGCTTTTGGGATATGTGGCAGCCCTGAAAGATAACTTTGGATTTATTGAAACAGCCAATCATGATAAGGAGATCTTTTTCCACTACAG TGAATACTGTGGTGATATTGATAGCCTGGAACTTGGAGACACTGTTGAATACAGCTTGTcaaaaggcaaaggaaacaaaGTTAGTGCAGAAAAGGTGAACAAAACACATGCAG TGAATGGTATCACTGAAGAAGCTGATCCAACTGTTTACTCTGGTAAAGTAATTCGTCCTTTAAGGAGTGTAGATCCCACACAAACTGAATACCAGGGCATGATTGAAGTCATGGAGGATG GTGAGATGAAAGGAGAGGTCTATCCATTTGGAATTGTTGGAATGGCAAACAAAGGTGACTGTCTGCAAAAGGGAGAGACGGTAAAGTTTCAGCTCTGTGTTCTTGGTCAAAATGGGCAGACAATGGCTGTTAACATCACACCGTTCCGCAGAGCCACAGTGGAATGCGTGAAGGATCAG TTCGGTTTCATTAACTATGAAGTGGGTGACAGCAAAAAGCTCTTCTTCCATGTCAAAGAAGTTCAGGATGGTGTGGAACTACAGGCTGGGGATGAAGTGGAGTTCTCGGTAATCCTGAACCAGCGCACAGGAAAATGCAGTGCCTGTAATGTGTGGCGTGTCTGGTGA
- the NRAS gene encoding GTPase NRas isoform X1: MTEYKLVVVGAGGVGKSALTIQLIQNHFVDEYDPTIEDSYRKQVVIDGETCLLDILDTAGQEEYSAMRDQYMRTGEGFLCVFAINNSKSFADINLYREQIKRVKDSDDVPMVLVGNKCDLPTRTVDTKQAQELAKSYGIPFIETSAKTRQGVEDAFYTLVREIRQYRMKKLNSNEDGNQGCMGLSCIVM; the protein is encoded by the exons ATGACCGAGTACaagctggtggtggtgggagccGGCGGCGTCGGCAAGAGCGCGCTGACCATCCAGCTCATCCAGAACCACTTCGTGGACGAGTACGACCCCACTATTGAG GATTCATATAGAAAGCAGGTTGTTATTGATGGAGAGACGTGCTTGTTAGACATCCTGGACACTGCGGGACAGGAAGAGTATAGTGCCATGCGTGATCAGTACATGAGAACTGGGGAAGGATTCCTCTGTGTTTTTGCCATTAACAACAGTAAATCGTTTGCTGATATTAACCTTTACAG agaacaGATCAAGAGAGTGAAAGATTCAGATGATGTGCCAATGGTGCTAGTTGGGAATAAGTGTGATTTGCCCACAAGAACAGTAGACACAAAACAGGCTCAAGAATTAGCAAAAAGCTATGGAATCCCCTTCATAGAGACATCTGCTAAAACAAGACAG GGTGTGGAAGATGCTTTTTACACACTGGTGAGAGAGATCCGGCAGTACCGGATGAAAAAGCTCAACAGCAACGAAGATGGGAATCAAGGCTGTATGGGATTGTCTTGCATTGTGATGTGA
- the CSDE1 gene encoding cold shock domain-containing protein E1 isoform X1: MSFDPNLLHNNGHNGYPNGTSAALRETGVIEKLLTSYGFIQCSERQARLFFHCSQYNGNLQELKVGDDVEFEVSSDRRTGKPIAIKLVKIKPEILPEERINGQVVCAVPHNLESKSPAAPGQSPTGSVCYERNGEVFYLTYTPEDVEGNVQLETGDKINFVIDTNKHTGAVSARNIMLLKKKQARCQGVVCAMKEAFGFIERGDVVKEIFFHYSEFKGDLEALQPGDDVEFTIKDRNGKEVATDVRLLPQGTVIFEDISIEHFEGTVTKVIPKVPSKNQSDPLPGRIKVDFVIPKELPFGDKDTKSKVTLLESDHVRFNISTDRRDKLERATNIEVLPNTFQFTNETREMGVIAAMRDGFGFIKCVDRDARMFFHFSEIMDGNQLHISDEVEFTVVPDMLSAQRNHAIRIKKLPKGTVSFHTQSDHRFVGTIDKEATPAKATSPNKGKEKEAEDGIIVYDDCGVKLTIPYQAKDVEGSANPQIGDKVEFSVCEVKRTGLQTAVSVRMLGRNYSSKRLLGYVAALKDNFGFIETANHDKEIFFHYSEYCGDIDSLELGDTVEYSLSKGKGNKVSAEKVNKTHAVNGITEEADPTVYSGKVIRPLRSVDPTQTEYQGMIEVMEDGEMKGEVYPFGIVGMANKGDCLQKGETVKFQLCVLGQNGQTMAVNITPFRRATVECVKDQFGFINYEVGDSKKLFFHVKEVQDGVELQAGDEVEFSVILNQRTGKCSACNVWRVCEGAKAVAAPRPDRLVNRLKSINLDDANAPRLTVLRQPRGPDNSKGFGAERKIRQAGVID, encoded by the exons atgAGCTTTGATCCAAACCTGCTCCACAACAATGGACACAACGGGTACCCCAATGGTACTTCGGCAGCGCTACGTGAGACTGGGGTTATAGAAAAACTGCTGACCTCTTACGGATTCATTCAGTGTTCAGAACGGCAAGCTAGACTGTTCTTCCACTGTTCACAGTATAATGGCAACTTACAGGAGCTCAAAGTAGGAG ACGATGTTGAGTTTGAAGTGTCTTCTGATCGCCGAACTGGAAAACCCATTGCTATTAAATTGGTGaagataaaaccagaaatattacCTGAAGAACGAATAAATGGACAA GTTGTGTGCGCTGTTCCTCACAATTTAGAGAGTAAATCTCCAGCTGCCCCGGGTCAGAGTCCAACAGGGAGTGTATGCTACGAACGTAATGGG GAAGTATTTTACCTGACTTACACCCCGGAGGACGTTGAAGGAAATGTACAGCTGGAAACAGGAGATAAAATAAACTTTGTAATTGATACAAATAAACA TACTGGTGCTGTAAGTGCTCGTAACAttatgctattaaaaaagaaacaagcccGCTGTCAAGGAGTAGTCTGTGCCATGAAA GAAGCCTTTGGATTTATTGAGAGGGGTGATGTCGTGAAGGAGATATTCTTTCACTATAGTGAATTTAAAGGTGACCTAGAAGCCTTACAGCCTGGTGATGATGTGGAGTTTACAATCAAAGACAGAAAT GGTAAAGAAGTGGCAACAGATGTTAGACTGCTGCCTCAAGGAACTGTCATTTTTGAAGACATCAGCATTGAACATTTTGAAGGAACTGTAACCAAAGTAATTCCGAAAGTACCCAGCAAAAACCAG AGCGATCCATTACCTGGCCGCATCAAAGTTGACTTCGTGATTCCTAAAGAACTTCCATTTGGAGACAAAGATACAAAATCCAAGGTGACCTTGCTGGAAAGTGACCACGTTCGATTCAATATTTCAACAGACAGACGTGACAAACTGGAACGAGCCACCAATATTGAGGTTCTCCCCAATACTTTCCAGTTTACTAATGAAACTAGGGAAATG GGTGTGATTGCAGCAATGAGAGATGGCTTTGGCTTCATTAAATGTGTGGACCGGGATGCTCGCATGTTCTTTCACTTCAGTGAAATTATGGATGGAAATCAACTCCATATTTCTGATGAAGTAGAGTTTACTGTCGTTCCT GATATGTTGTCTGCCCAAAGAAATCATGCTATAAGGATTAAAAAACTTCCAAAGGGCACGGTTTCTTTCCACACCCAATCAGATCACCGTTTTGTGGGCACTATAGACAAAGAAGCCACTCCAGCCAAAGCCACTAGCCCAAATAAAGGCAAAGAGAAG GAAGCTGAGGATGGAATAATTGTTTATGATGACTGTGGAGTAAAACTGACTATTCCTTACCAGGCCAAGGATGTGGAAGGATCTGCTAATCCCCAGATAGGAGATAAG GTTGAGTTCAGTGTTTGTGAAGTGAAGAGAACTGGTCTGCAAACAGCTGTTTCTGTCAGAATGCTAGGACGCAATTACAGCTCTAAGAGGCTTTTGGGATATGTGGCAGCCCTGAAAGATAACTTTGGATTTATTGAAACAGCCAATCATGATAAGGAGATCTTTTTCCACTACAG TGAATACTGTGGTGATATTGATAGCCTGGAACTTGGAGACACTGTTGAATACAGCTTGTcaaaaggcaaaggaaacaaaGTTAGTGCAGAAAAGGTGAACAAAACACATGCAG TGAATGGTATCACTGAAGAAGCTGATCCAACTGTTTACTCTGGTAAAGTAATTCGTCCTTTAAGGAGTGTAGATCCCACACAAACTGAATACCAGGGCATGATTGAAGTCATGGAGGATG GTGAGATGAAAGGAGAGGTCTATCCATTTGGAATTGTTGGAATGGCAAACAAAGGTGACTGTCTGCAAAAGGGAGAGACGGTAAAGTTTCAGCTCTGTGTTCTTGGTCAAAATGGGCAGACAATGGCTGTTAACATCACACCGTTCCGCAGAGCCACAGTGGAATGCGTGAAGGATCAG TTCGGTTTCATTAACTATGAAGTGGGTGACAGCAAAAAGCTCTTCTTCCATGTCAAAGAAGTTCAGGATGGTGTGGAACTACAGGCTGGGGATGAAGTGGAGTTCTCGGTAATCCTGAACCAGCGCACAGGAAAATGCAGTGCCTGTAATGTGTGGCGTGTCTG TGAAGGCGCTAAGGCTGTTGCTGCTCCACGTCCTGATAGACTTGTTAATCGTTTAAAGAGCATTAATCTGGATGATGCCAATGCTCCTCGTCTAACAGTTCTTCGTCAGCCTAGGGGACCGGATAACTCAAAG GGATTTGGTGCAGAGAGAAAGATCCGTCAAGCTGGTGTTATAGACTGA